A window of the Planococcus citri chromosome 4, ihPlaCitr1.1, whole genome shotgun sequence genome harbors these coding sequences:
- the LOC135844959 gene encoding vesicular glutamate transporter 3-like: protein MAISIPKRFIITGLAFLGYMFINIIQESLTNVFIEMRNQTNNYTSSKREITQIEEANTLGFLVTFIGGAIATTYGGAITFGIGTGLSACLAILSPALRNVPLNWVIRVKYLDGLLQGLAYCGVADLWARWSLLEERARVVSIAMSGAHFGALLEHIIPVLGANNIIPYTTIFSVIGGSAAIWSIIWLLYVRSDPSKDDSISENEKTRLAYRIKYVGTHRVLPENYPWKEILTSKPVWAIFTVSFLNSCGFGFYYYHVPSHMIDKGMITEETYHRIRFAAEICTAIFWFPAGYICDRARTKYNPTQVSKRLICIGFLSVASLLVLYVVIGFNSSFTIPMLILFYMMFPLGMVLCDLVYMVNVIDLSPKYASLISGIEITFFTIGELLSSYLLVNLYTSTTRGYDLYLPYVFVIFSIFYCCGAAVYYFWADTKLQTWNQHPRPENVKYDKRASALSALTVQ from the exons ATGGCTATATCGATACCGAAAAGGTTCATTATCACCGGCCTGGCCTTTCTCGGGTACATGTTCATAAACATAATACAGGAATCATTGACAAATGTTTTCatagaaatgagaaatcagACT AACAATTATACGAGTAGCAAACGTGAGATTACCCAAATCGAGGAAGCAAATACTCTCGGATTTCTAGTCACTTTTATCGGTGGAGCCATCGCAACCACTTATGGAGGAGCTATCACATTCGGAATTGGGACTGGTTTGAGCGCCTGTTTAGCCATACTGAGTCCAGCGCTGCGTAATGTCCCACTCAATTGGGTCATACGAGTGAAATATCTGGATGGATTGTTACAA gGCTTGGCATATTGCGGTGTAGCAGATCTTTGGGCACGCTGGTCGTTACTAGAAGAACGAGCCAGAGTGGTTTCAATCGCCATGTCCGGGGCACATTTTGGTGCGCTTCTCGAACACATCATTCCAGTATTGGGAGCGAACAACATAATACCGTATACTACAATTTTCAGTGTAATAG GAGGTTCAGCCGCAATTTGGTCAATCATATGGCTACTTTACGTTAGAAGTGATCCTTCCAAAGATGATAGCATatcagaaaacgaaaaaacacgATTAGCGTACAGAATCAAATACGTCGGGACTCATAGAGTACTTCCA gaaaattATCCGTGGAAAGAAATCTTGACATCGAAGCCAGTCTGGGCTATATTCACAGTATCATTTTTGAACAGCTGCGGTTTCGGGTTTTACTATTATCACGTACCAAGTCACATGATAG ATAAAGGCATGATCACCGAAGAAACTTATCACCGTATTAGATTTGCCGCAGAAATATGCACGGCCATATTTTGGTTTCCAGCCGGATATATTTGCGATCGGGCAAGAACGAAATATAATCCAACCCAG GTCAGCAAGCGGCTCATTTGCATTGGGTTCTTGTCAGTAGCTTCATTACTCGTCCTGTATGTAGTAATAGGATTCAACTCGTCATTCACGATACCCATGCTTATATTATTCTACATGATGTTTCCATTGGGGATGGTTTTATGCGATCTCGTATACAT GGTAAATGTAATTGATCTATCTCCAAAATACGCCAGCCTCATAAGCGGAAtcgaaatcacttttttcacaatAGGCGAGCTGCTTAGCTCATACTTGCTTGTGAACCTCTATACGAGCACGACAAGA GGTTACGATTTATATCTGCCATACGTTTTCGTCATATTCAGCATTTTTTATTGTTGTGGAGCAGCAGTATACTATTTTTGGGCGGATACGAAATTACAAACTTGGAATCAACATCCAAGACCCGAAAATGTCAAATACGATAAACGAGCCAGTGCACTTTCAGCACTTACAGTACAATGA